Genomic segment of Populus nigra chromosome 6, ddPopNigr1.1, whole genome shotgun sequence:
CGTGACACTAACTAGACCCTACAATTGCCGGGACCTCATCAACCAATGATGTTACAGATTATGTTTTATTACTTTGTTGTCATCACTTGCTTACATGGCCCTAGGTTTAGCTTCGTGACATCTTGTTTTTTAGTGTCTCCATGGGTCAGCTAATATGGCTAGCGTGTCTGAGACTATATTTAGGAATAGAATATTGCCTGTAGCAATAAATATCTTCAAACAACCAAAACTACCTTTGAAATATGATGGAATGATTTGTTGTTTATGACCTTTAATATAGGATTTGTAGGCGTGGACCCTTTGTTCGCTTCTCATTATTATCTCCCTTTACGAGCATCAAAACAACCATGTTTCTGTTTCATGTTTTCGTGGCTTAGTTTGCACATGTTGCACATGCATCTGCCTCGTTGTTCTTGAGCCTTTTGGCCTCTTGCTGTATGTTAATGTAAATTATTTACTCACAATTGACTGTAAATCTGCAAGCCTTGGCGTCAAGTTGAATACCTGTAAGCTGAATTGAAAAGGATTGTTTAATTTAGTGGTTACTGTGTACTTGTCGTGGTTCATAATGCAGGCTTGAATGTTCTGTGTGGAGTAGGTATTTTATCTACTCCTTATGCTGCTAAAGAAGGAGGATGGCTAGGGCTATCCATATTGCTCATATTTGCAGTTCTTTCTTTTTACACTGGGATGCTCTTGCGTTACTGTTTGGATAGTGAACCAGGACTTGGAACTTACCCAGACATTGGCCAAGCAGCCTTCGGTACCGCCGGTCGCGTTGTTATCTCAGTAAGTCTAGTTATTATCTTCCATTTCCTGCAGAAATTGCAGTTAAAATATTGGATTGATATGCAAAACTTCTCCTCTTGAACTTATATCAAGCACTGGTTTACAAATTTGACTATAGACTGATACTGTCGtttttgcctttgttttttcttgttgcaGATAATATTGTATGTGGAATTATATGTAAGTACAGCTGGCTTTTCCTGGATTATTAACTCTCTGTGTTTTAATCAATTCAGCATGATTGCCTCTAGGAGAGAATAAGATGGTAACCTATATTCCTGCTGGGGCCAATTAAATTCTTTGGTCCCAAGTTTTGGATCTTATTTGACAGCATTATTTTCTCTACCACTTGCTTGCACCGTAGGCGGCTGCATCGAATGTTGCATCCGATTTACGGAAAATTGATAGcctataaaattgaaaaagttttgGCTTTCTTGAATGGGAGGGCCTAAATTATAATGTGAACACAGATTCATATGATTTTGCTTTCAGCCTCTACAACAACCAAGATCCAATCATACGGACCCCATAATGATATTTGTCTTTCAAAATCGTCTTTTTTTGGCTATTAGTCACTCAATGGTGAATAGATCGTCTGTTTAATTTGTCATAAACAACCATGGAAATTATGAACTACAAATAATAACTCAAGGCAACAACTTTTTTGCTGCTATAAATATGCAATTCTGTCACCATTGGCCTAGGTGATAATTTTGGTTCTTTGATATAGGCTAAAGTGGATTAATGTCCTTAGCATCTTCATGCATTTCTCTTTTGTTTCATTCCTGTAAATGTCATTCATAGTGAAGTATGCAGACGCTTTATAATTTGATAGACTAATGTTACCTGTCCAAATTTTTTGATATGCCGCAGGCTTGTTGCgttgaatatataattttggaGAGTGATAATTTATCCTCGTTATTTCCAAATGCAAATATAAGTTTGGGTGGATTTGAGTTGGATTCCCACCATTTTTTTGCATTGATGACCACCCTTGCCGTTCTTCCTACTGTTTGGCTTAGAGACCTCAGTGTCCTTAGTTACATTTCCGGTAGGTGTTCtgaaattaagttattttgaattttaaacatttttcaATGGACGTCAAAATGATTTGATTcgcatttttcttcttgattaaCCCATATTATCTATCCATGaaacaattttcttaaaaatggaataagttgaaaacaaaaaaatcttggtATGCAATAGGCTGCAACGCTCAAAATCTGCTCATCAGATTAAGCAGCAAACTTGTTTTGAGAAATTCTAAATTTCAGCCCGTTTCTTCCAGCTGGTGGAGTTATTGCATCAGTTTTGGTGGTCCTGTGCTTGTTTTGGATTGGTTTGATTGATAATGTGGGCATTCACAGCGAAGGGACGGTACTCAATCTTGGAACTCTTCCTGTTGCCATTGGTCTCTACGGTTATTGTTACTCGGGACATGCTGTTTTTCCGAATATCTACACTTCCATGGCACAGCCTAACAGATTTCCTGCAGTTCTCTTAGCATGGTAACTTAAGTTTCTCTACCTCCTTACTTCATCGTAGGAAACTTGTTTTAGTTTTACTCAAGGACCCtgcttattattttcaaaatagctGCCTGTGATTTCAAGTATTCCTTACTTCATGTTCCCTTGGTTCTGTTATCCATGCAGCTTCGGTATTTGTACTTTGATGTATGCTGGAGTTGCTTACATGGGGTACACGATGTTCGGAGAAAAAACAGAATCTCAATTCACTCTTAACTTGCCTCAAGATCTAGTTGCCTCGAAGGTTGCTGTGTGGACTACGGTATGCTCATCGGTTCttacagttctttggaaaatatattttaacctgTTCTGTTTgttcttttcctttgttttcctATAAGAATTaggattcaatttttttcttacaggttattaatttattgtCTGTTCTCTTGCAGGTGGTTAACCCCTTTACCAAATATGCATTAACCATGTCTCCAGTGGCACTGAGTCTGGAGGAGTTAATACCATCAAACCACATGAAGTCTCACATGTATGCGATTTGCATTAGGACAGCACTGGTGATCTCTACCTTATTGGTCGCTCTCTCCATCCCTTTTTTCGGTTAGTCTCCCTTACACCTTATGTATTATTTTACACCATGTCTCTTGCAAAACCAGTTGATTTTCATTAAACTTGCAGTTTTATATTCCATACCTTGTTTGGTTACAACTTTATATCATCGACATTTCCTTTCATTGCAGGTTTGGTCATGTCACTGATTGGATCTTTACTCACAATGCTTGTGGTAAGTTTTCTACAGCCATTAATTTAGCTTCCTCATCTGAGTCATGTTATGCCATTTGACCTCTCCTATACTCTTCAAAAGTTTGAAAACGCGGTTTGGTTGAATTAAACTAACAAGTGAATCTATAACAGACCTTGATACTTCCTTGTGCTTGCTTTCTGAGCATCTTGAGGGGTAAAGCAACAAGATTTCAGGTATGCCACTGTTATCAATGCCTCCATTCACAAATTTAGAACAGCTTTTAACATCTTCCTTCTACTTCCCTTTCTGGTATTAAATATTGTCAGCACTTTCTGAAGCATAATTGATAGGCTTGACAGTGCTTTCGTTCCCTTTTTACTGTTGTTTCTGTAGATTGCAGTTTGTATCATAATCATTGCAGTGGGAGTTGTATCATCAGTCTTTGGAACCCGCTCATCCCTATCCCGAATCGT
This window contains:
- the LOC133697599 gene encoding amino acid transporter AVT1C-like, with translation MKNSVSEQNFYIESEEEEDEEKELNRDGEGEADVNGTDSDESLADDNRQQSKTGSYNTSWPQSYRQSIDLYSSVPSPNLTFLGTPTLSRLSSSYLSSSLTRRHTPESLPTVVKPLLDKPEDEQLPPQRRSSRSLLPPTLLRRSSSIRKDEKLSRVSHELPMSRQSSFGQAMLNGLNVLCGVGILSTPYAAKEGGWLGLSILLIFAVLSFYTGMLLRYCLDSEPGLGTYPDIGQAAFGTAGRVVISIILYVELYACCVEYIILESDNLSSLFPNANISLGGFELDSHHFFALMTTLAVLPTVWLRDLSVLSYISAGGVIASVLVVLCLFWIGLIDNVGIHSEGTVLNLGTLPVAIGLYGYCYSGHAVFPNIYTSMAQPNRFPAVLLACFGICTLMYAGVAYMGYTMFGEKTESQFTLNLPQDLVASKVAVWTTVVNPFTKYALTMSPVALSLEELIPSNHMKSHMYAICIRTALVISTLLVALSIPFFGLVMSLIGSLLTMLVTLILPCACFLSILRGKATRFQIAVCIIIIAVGVVSSVFGTRSSLSRIVENLST